A window of Juglans regia cultivar Chandler chromosome 7, Walnut 2.0, whole genome shotgun sequence contains these coding sequences:
- the LOC108980206 gene encoding uncharacterized protein LOC108980206 yields the protein MDPFESIDHMEDEDYFDHEEYMIQAMALHRRQHAAEGASASRRLEAHDDYFVQKRYASGRLGLSSLQKITTAIRMLAYGVTADLMDEYVRIGESTARLSMKKFVKAIVSIFGGHTPPCNYTINGQEYTMRYYLADGIYPSWATLVKTISAPHGKKKKYSAACQESARKDVERAFGVLQATFAIVRGPARYFQPQVLKDIMYTYIILHNMIVEDERHQYLGADQFIYESNDDTPHEPISRDNIPEFMEFIVQHH from the exons ATGGATCCCTTTGAGAGTATTGATcatatggaagatgaagattaTTTTGATCACGAGGAGTATATGATACAAGCAATGGCCCTACATAGACGACAACATGCAGCCGAGGGAGCATCTGCTTCACGTCGTC TTGAAGCTCACGATGATTATTTTGTCCAAAAAAGATATGCCAGTGGGAGACTTGGATTGTCCTCCCTTCAAAAGATAACTACAGCAATTAGGATGCTTGCATATGGGGTTACGGCAGATCTTATGGACGAGTATGTAAGAATTGGAGAAAGCACCGCACGGTTGAGTATGAAGAAATTTGTAAAGGCGATCGTGTCAATTTTTGGGG GTCATACTCCTCCGTGCAACTACACAATCAATGGTCAAGAATACACAATGAGATATTATCTTGCTGATGGTATATATCCTTCATGGGCAACATTAGTGAAGACAATTTCTGCTCcacatggaaaaaagaaaaaatattctgcTGCTTGTCAGGAGTCTGCAAGGAAAGATGTGGAGCGAGCCTTCGGAGTACTCCAAGCTACATTTGCAATTGTGCGTGGACCTGCTAGGTATTTTCAGCCCCAAGTTCTAAAAGACATTATGTACACATACATTATCTTGCACAATATGATCGTTGAAGATGAGCGTCATCAATATCTCGGGGCTGACCAGTTTATTTACGAATCCAATGATGATACTCCACATGAGCCAATTTCACGCGATAATATACCTGAATTCATGGAGTTCATTGTGCAACATCATTGA